Proteins from one Variovorax sp. TBS-050B genomic window:
- a CDS encoding carbonic anhydrase, whose translation MNAEAGPDELLSRLRDFQSDYFPLHQQRFQDLVAQGQHPKTLFIGCSDSRLVPYLLTGTGPGELFIIRNVGAFVPPCDGQHGLHGTVAAIEFALLELKVERIVVCGHSHCGAIRAAYEGVPAEAVALKSWLRLADEALLPVRPGPDALRRSEQRAVVLQLERLMAYPMVRSRVERRAITLHGWHYVIEDGAVHVFDALAGDFVPAAIASNSGTGPYPPYVEDEAHGPRAAACG comes from the coding sequence ATGAACGCCGAGGCCGGCCCCGACGAACTGCTGTCGCGGCTGCGCGACTTCCAGTCGGACTACTTCCCGCTGCACCAGCAGCGCTTCCAGGACCTGGTCGCGCAGGGCCAGCATCCGAAGACGCTCTTCATCGGCTGCTCGGATTCGCGCCTCGTGCCGTACCTGCTGACCGGCACCGGGCCGGGCGAGCTCTTCATCATCCGCAACGTGGGCGCCTTCGTGCCGCCCTGCGACGGCCAGCACGGGCTGCACGGCACGGTGGCCGCGATCGAATTCGCGCTGCTCGAACTGAAGGTGGAACGCATCGTGGTCTGCGGCCACAGCCACTGCGGCGCGATCCGCGCGGCCTACGAGGGCGTGCCCGCCGAGGCCGTGGCGCTGAAGTCGTGGCTGCGCCTGGCGGACGAGGCCCTGCTGCCGGTGCGCCCGGGCCCCGACGCGCTGCGGCGCAGCGAGCAGCGCGCGGTGGTGCTGCAGCTCGAACGGCTGATGGCCTACCCCATGGTGCGCAGCCGGGTGGAGCGCCGGGCGATCACGCTGCACGGCTGGCACTACGTCATCGAGGACGGCGCGGTGCACGTCTTCGACGCGCTCGCGGGCGACTTCGTGCCCGCCGCCATCGCCTCCAACAGCGGCACCGGTCCCTACCCGCCCTACGTGGAAGACGAAGCGCACGGCCCGCGCGCCGCCGCCTGCGGCTGA
- a CDS encoding hemolysin III family protein yields MHHGERFNSISHLVGTGCASGGSALLVAHASASGDPWKIVGFSIYGAMLVALYLFSTLYHSLRGRAKAVMRKFDHCAIYLLIAGTYTPFSLVSLRGPWGWTLLGTVWGLALLGIAQEIWFAKGARRLSLAIYVLMGWMALAAAWPLWRALTPGGFAWLAAGGVVYTAGIGFYATDHRLRHGHGFWHLCVLAGSGCHYVTVLRYVA; encoded by the coding sequence ATGCACCACGGCGAGCGCTTCAACAGCATCAGCCACCTCGTGGGCACCGGCTGCGCCTCGGGCGGCTCCGCGCTGCTCGTCGCCCACGCGAGCGCTTCGGGCGACCCGTGGAAGATCGTCGGCTTCAGCATCTACGGCGCGATGCTGGTCGCGCTCTACCTCTTCTCCACGCTCTATCACAGCCTGCGCGGCAGGGCCAAGGCGGTGATGCGCAAGTTCGACCACTGCGCGATCTACCTGCTGATCGCCGGCACCTACACGCCGTTCTCGCTCGTCTCGCTGCGCGGCCCCTGGGGCTGGACGCTGCTGGGCACGGTCTGGGGCCTGGCGCTGCTGGGCATCGCGCAGGAGATCTGGTTCGCGAAGGGGGCGCGCAGGCTGTCGCTCGCGATCTACGTGCTGATGGGGTGGATGGCGCTGGCGGCGGCCTGGCCGCTGTGGCGCGCGCTCACGCCCGGCGGCTTCGCCTGGCTGGCCGCCGGCGGGGTGGTCTACACCGCGGGCATCGGCTTCTACGCGACCGACCACCGGCTGCGCCACGGCCACGGCTTCTGGCACCTGTGCGTGCTCGCCGGCAGCGGCTGCCACTACGTCACGGTGCTGCGCTACGTCGCCTGA